The DNA window AATATTACTCTCTAAGAAATTTTTTCTAGTTACAGATAAAATCCATAAAATTTTATGAAGTTTCTTTAAACTTGAATTTAAACTTGAATTATATTTATTTGGATATTCATTTTTTAAATATTTTATTAAAATTTTAAAGTCTTTATCTAAATTTATACTATAGCCCACATATGGAGAAGAAAATAATCCCATTATAAATCACTCTCTAAATTTATATTTTTTATTATATCACTCCAAGTTGTTTCATTTAATTTTCCTTCTTTAAACAGAATTAAAGTTCGATACAACTCATTTATATTTTCAGCAGGATCTGTTTTTTCCTCTATAAAATGTTTAATAGTTTTTCCAATCATTAAAGGTCTTGACTTTTTACAATATTCTGCGAATTTAACTTCAAATTTTTTTTCTAAAAATTCTGCTAAATCTTTATTTTTTTTAAAAATTAATTTATTGTCAATTAATAATGAAAAAGCACCTATAAAAAATATAATATCTTCAAGTTCTCCATTATTTTGGTAATTAGTTTTATTCATAATATTATTTAAAGCTGATAATATTAACTCATTTCTTTTATTTTTCTCCATAATTATTTTTCTCCTTCTACCTTCTTTAAAAATGTTGTAGCTATATTTTTTATGCTTTTCTTATGTCTATTTATATCAAGTAAATATCTCTGTTTTTCTGCTCCTTCTGAAACCTTCGGTGAATATTTTATACATTCTTCATAAACATCGTTTATATTGCTTTCCTTAATTTTTTGTAACGTTTCTTTTTCATATTCTTGATTATGAACCATATTAATAATTATACCAGCGCATTTTACTCTTTTCAATCCACTATTATTATGAGTTTTTATCATTCTCTTTACAAGCTCTATTCCTATACTTGATAGAAAATCAGGTTTAACTGGCAATATATAGTAATCAGAAACATTTAAGGATGAATCTGTATAAATAGATTGAGTAGGCGGACAATCTATAAAAATAAAATCATATTCTTCTAAAAGATCATTTGAATTAATAAAATGTGCTAATCTCAAATTAGTATTTGAATTAGTTCCTTGAGATATTCTTACCATCGCCAAATTTCCTGGTATTAAATCAAGATTATCACTGATTTGAGATATTATACTATTTTTAGCATTATGATTATCTTCATCTTTATCCTCTACATCATCAACACTAGAATATTTAAAATCTTCAAGAGAGCTTCGATAAATTTCAAATATAGTTTTATTATTCTCTAAAACTTCTTTATATCTTGTTTTCCCAAGCATATATTGACTTGTATTAGCTTGTGGATCCATATCAATAACTAATACTTTCTTTTCAGAATGGATTGCCAAGCAATGAGCTAAATTAACACAGATAGTTGTTTTTCCAACACCACCTTTCATATTCATAAAAGAAATAACTTTTCCAGCCATTTTTCCTCCCTTAAAATTATATAGTTAGACATACTTAAATATATACCATTATATATTTCTATTAATAAAATTAAATATTTTTTATAATTATCTATAATACTTCAATTCCTTCAATTGTTCTAATATCCTAATATCAATACTAGGTTTTTCTATGTAATCATCATTGTCAAAAGTATCATCTATCAACAATTCAGCAGCAAAAGTATTAGCTTCTACTTCCAATTGGTTAGTATATTTTGGAAATAAATCATAATCTTTTAATGCTTGTATCTCTTTTGAATGATGTAGTAAAGCATGTCCAAGTTCATGGGCTAATACAACCTTTTGACAAAATTCATCTAAATTTTCATTAATAACTATAAATTTATTAGTGACAACTTTTTTATAAATTCCCTTTATATTTCCTAGATCCATATACAAAACATTGATTTTTAACATTTTGCAAAGTCTGTATGGATTTCTAGTCCCATATTTTTTTTCTAAATTAACAACCCTTCTTTTTATATCCATAAGTCATCACTTTTTATCTTTATCAGATTTTTTAGCATATTTATCTTTATTAATCTGTTTACTCATGAAAAACATTTCATTCATAGCTAGTAATAGCTTTTGTTTATCCTCTTCAGAAACATTTTCATCATTAAAAAATAAAGATGCTTCATCCATAGTTTTATCATATTGACTTTTATCCTTAGAAGTCATGTTAAAAATTCTATTGTCTTCTGGATCCACATATCCTAAATCTTTAAAAATAGGAATATAATCAATTTTATTTACTTTACATAAAGCTCTTAAAAATGCTGCATTCATATTCTTAACAGTTCCATTTTCATATCTTGAAATATTACTATTATCTAAATCTATATCAAAATCTTTTTTTAAAAGAATTTTTACATCTTCTAAACTATATCCAAGTTCTTTTCTTTTTTCTCTTAATAAATTTCCAATTTCTTTGTTTTTATCTAACATTTTAATCCCTCCTCTCTTTAAGTATATTACATTTTTTGCGAAAACACAAAAATATGTATTGCAACATCGCAAATTATATGCTATAATTATTTTAGATAAAAGAAAAAATTATATAAAATAAGCAATAAATCAAATATTTTTTTAATTATTCTGTTGCAATATCGCAAAAAATAAATAAAAAAAAGAGTAGTGTGGGGCACTACTCTCAAGATGAAAAGTTCTTGGTGGGAACTTGACATCCAACTATAGAAATTATAGCAAGTTTCCCCTTGAACTGTCAAGGAGGAATATATGGAAAAAATAAAAATTCCAACTATAAGAGTGGAGATCCCTAAAATTGAGATTAACACAGAGGAGTTGGAAGAGCTCGAAAAGAAAATAAAAGAATTGGAGGAAGATGAGTGACACTTAAAATTAAAAGATTTGGAAAGAATAAAATAGCTTTTAAAAAGCTTGTGGCAGATGAGAACACAAAATTTTGCTATGAAGGTAGAGAAGCAAGAGAGATCTTTAAAAGACTGATAGGATATGAATTTATGACTAAGTTAAATAGAGATGGATCACTTGAAATAACGGGAGCAGATGGAGAGAACTTTATAGTTAATACAACTTATGAAATTGAAATTATTTAGGAGGAATAGAAATGAATATGTTATCTGATTTCTTAGTAGATTTTTTTAGCAGTGATTTCTTTGGAATATTCACAATAGGAGCTAACGTTTGTTTTATGATTGTAGCTATATTGGATTCATTTGAAAAGCAGGAGGAAGAAGAATGGAAGAGAAAATAGTAACTTTAATTTATTTAGCAGAGGAATACAACGGAACTTTGGAAGAAGATGTGAGCTTTTCAATAGCATATGGCTCTCCAGCAGTTTATGTAATGGGAGATGGATATGTAGCTAACACTTATGAGGAAGCTTTGGATAAGGCTATAAAAACTATTCAAGAGTGGATAGAAGAGGAAAAAGCAAGTTAAGTTTTTAGTATAGCTCCTAAGTTATTAGGAGCCTTATCAAAAACTTAAAAAGAGGTGGTCTTAATGACTGTAGTAGAACTTAAAGCAAAAGCTAAAGAATTAGGTTTAAAAGGATA is part of the Fusobacterium sp. SYSU M8D902 genome and encodes:
- a CDS encoding ParA family protein; this translates as MAGKVISFMNMKGGVGKTTICVNLAHCLAIHSEKKVLVIDMDPQANTSQYMLGKTRYKEVLENNKTIFEIYRSSLEDFKYSSVDDVEDKDEDNHNAKNSIISQISDNLDLIPGNLAMVRISQGTNSNTNLRLAHFINSNDLLEEYDFIFIDCPPTQSIYTDSSLNVSDYYILPVKPDFLSSIGIELVKRMIKTHNNSGLKRVKCAGIIINMVHNQEYEKETLQKIKESNINDVYEECIKYSPKVSEGAEKQRYLLDINRHKKSIKNIATTFLKKVEGEK
- a CDS encoding ImmA/IrrE family metallo-endopeptidase, translated to MDIKRRVVNLEKKYGTRNPYRLCKMLKINVLYMDLGNIKGIYKKVVTNKFIVINENLDEFCQKVVLAHELGHALLHHSKEIQALKDYDLFPKYTNQLEVEANTFAAELLIDDTFDNDDYIEKPSIDIRILEQLKELKYYR
- a CDS encoding helix-turn-helix transcriptional regulator; the protein is MLDKNKEIGNLLREKRKELGYSLEDVKILLKKDFDIDLDNSNISRYENGTVKNMNAAFLRALCKVNKIDYIPIFKDLGYVDPEDNRIFNMTSKDKSQYDKTMDEASLFFNDENVSEEDKQKLLLAMNEMFFMSKQINKDKYAKKSDKDKK